The following are from one region of the Dehalococcoidia bacterium genome:
- a CDS encoding ComEC family competence protein produces MAGAAGLPMGRAGVHGLDGGALPPAAAVGAVAAVVGAALASWAAVALVAGLLAAVGIGSLALPLRRQVVALVAIALLFLAAGHLRAQSARAVGHDDISRFNGQQTLVKGVVAELGDRRERFRRVVVDVFEAGSPLAPASGRMQVDLGPDEQVLPGEVVLLHGVVAAPPAFAGFDYRAVLERQGIRSTMRFPSLHQTGERAGAPIVGVLAAVREHLRASLSRSLPQPQAAIAAGLVIGGREELPAAVRDAFARTGTSHLLAVSGFNMMLVGAGALGVLLPLVGRRRAALGALVAIWLFAGVTTGTPAVLRAAVMASLGLVGLLFGRQRNGLLLLALASAALALVDPRVVDDVGFQLSVAATAGLLIAAGPIEAVLRRAALLRAEVLAPLREAAASTLAAVLATLPIVALTFATVSLVAVPVNVIVAPLIAPAMATAALCGLAGLLHPLLGHLTALPAWLFTSAILAAVEAAAAIPGAAVAVAPPPGWATLAVYLGLGAALFPPVRRAVGSVAAGARGRALLALAGLAAAASWTAVVATPETRQGTVVFIEGGAVARTPGGRIIVVDGGSQAARLLAELDRLLPLWDRRVDLYVASSWRTEHAAALNDVARRVPVDRVLGPPLPDDDRRWSAVLGERRLSFIEIDRPVDIALGDGSRLWVEPATPLAVRLALPAATVALNEAGRRRGAALGAAYDSARRPTVEVAGERYGLARHGAVRLVIGTELRVDVAQR; encoded by the coding sequence ATGGCGGGAGCGGCTGGCTTGCCGATGGGACGGGCGGGTGTCCACGGTCTTGATGGCGGCGCGCTGCCTCCGGCTGCGGCGGTCGGGGCCGTTGCTGCGGTCGTCGGGGCGGCGCTCGCAAGCTGGGCAGCTGTTGCGCTTGTCGCCGGCCTCCTTGCGGCAGTGGGGATAGGCAGCCTCGCCCTCCCGCTGCGCCGCCAGGTGGTCGCGTTGGTAGCGATTGCGCTCCTCTTTCTCGCTGCTGGCCATCTGCGCGCGCAGTCGGCCCGAGCAGTCGGGCACGACGATATCAGTCGGTTCAACGGCCAGCAGACCCTCGTGAAAGGCGTTGTTGCCGAGCTGGGCGACCGGCGGGAGCGGTTTCGGCGGGTGGTTGTCGACGTGTTCGAGGCAGGGTCGCCGCTCGCGCCCGCCTCCGGCCGCATGCAGGTGGACCTCGGCCCGGACGAGCAGGTGCTGCCGGGCGAGGTCGTCCTTCTCCACGGGGTGGTTGCGGCGCCGCCCGCCTTCGCCGGATTTGACTATCGCGCGGTGCTCGAGCGCCAAGGCATCCGCTCGACGATGCGCTTTCCTTCGCTGCACCAGACGGGGGAGCGCGCGGGAGCGCCGATCGTCGGCGTGCTGGCGGCAGTTCGCGAGCATCTGCGTGCCAGTCTGAGCCGTTCGCTTCCTCAGCCCCAAGCGGCGATCGCGGCGGGGCTCGTGATCGGCGGCCGAGAGGAGTTGCCGGCGGCTGTTCGCGATGCCTTCGCGCGCACTGGCACGAGCCATCTGCTCGCTGTCTCCGGCTTCAATATGATGCTGGTTGGCGCCGGCGCGCTCGGCGTGCTTCTCCCGCTTGTCGGGCGGCGGCGTGCCGCACTCGGCGCGCTGGTTGCCATCTGGCTCTTCGCTGGGGTGACGACGGGAACCCCCGCGGTGCTGCGCGCTGCAGTGATGGCGTCGCTGGGGTTGGTCGGGCTGCTGTTCGGTCGGCAGCGAAACGGGCTCCTTCTTCTCGCGCTCGCTTCTGCAGCCCTTGCGCTCGTCGATCCGCGGGTGGTCGACGATGTCGGATTTCAGTTGAGCGTGGCAGCGACCGCGGGGCTGCTTATCGCTGCCGGTCCGATCGAGGCGGTGCTGCGGCGCGCTGCGCTGCTCCGCGCCGAGGTGCTCGCGCCGCTGCGCGAGGCGGCTGCGTCGACCCTCGCGGCGGTGCTGGCGACCCTCCCGATCGTCGCGCTGACGTTTGCGACAGTGTCGCTCGTCGCGGTGCCGGTCAATGTCATTGTTGCGCCGCTCATCGCTCCGGCGATGGCAACGGCCGCGCTCTGCGGGCTGGCGGGGCTTCTCCACCCGCTGCTCGGTCACCTCACCGCGCTGCCGGCATGGCTGTTCACCAGTGCCATTCTGGCGGCTGTCGAAGCGGCTGCCGCTATTCCGGGTGCCGCCGTCGCGGTCGCGCCGCCGCCCGGCTGGGCGACGCTGGCGGTCTATCTAGGGCTTGGCGCGGCGCTGTTCCCGCCGGTCCGACGCGCGGTGGGCAGCGTCGCTGCCGGCGCGCGGGGGAGAGCGCTCCTTGCGCTCGCAGGGCTCGCCGCTGCCGCAAGCTGGACGGCGGTTGTCGCGACGCCCGAAACGCGCCAGGGGACCGTTGTCTTCATCGAAGGAGGCGCAGTAGCGCGGACGCCCGGCGGGCGCATCATCGTCGTGGATGGCGGGTCGCAGGCCGCTCGGCTGCTGGCTGAGCTGGACCGGCTGCTGCCTCTCTGGGATCGGCGAGTTGACCTTTACGTTGCGAGCAGCTGGCGGACGGAGCACGCCGCAGCGCTCAACGACGTTGCGCGCCGCGTGCCCGTCGACCGCGTTCTCGGCCCGCCGCTGCCCGACGATGATCGCCGGTGGTCGGCCGTGCTCGGCGAACGCCGCTTGTCCTTCATCGAAATCGACCGTCCTGTCGATATCGCCCTTGGCGATGGCTCCCGCCTCTGGGTCGAACCAGCGACGCCCCTTGCTGTCCGCCTCGCTCTGCCGGCAGCGACGGTCGCACTGAATGAGGCGGGGCGCCGCCGCGGCGCCGCTCTTGGCGCAGCCTATGACTCTGCCCGCCGGCCAACGGTCGAGGTCGCTGGGGAGCGCTATGGGCTCGCCCGGCATGGCGCAGTTCGGCTGGTAATCGGAACCGAGCTGCGGGTCGATGTCGCGCAGCGCTGA
- a CDS encoding glycerophosphodiester phosphodiesterase, protein MSRWRLIAHRGASAEVTENTLAAFDLAARHGADAVECDVRLTRDGVPVVFHDADLVRLAGRPERVDSLTAAEVAAVRLEGGHRIPTLAETLVWSRTGLPLIIEVKSGADPVLMARQVAAVAAAVGGTVAALSSFSPRLLEALAASLPEVPRALVADLPAEDAAVQARAVGAAALHLAVRRWTGAPPFEPTFVWTVDDVSAAGRLLGEGARGIFTNRPAALAALRGSA, encoded by the coding sequence GTGAGCCGCTGGCGGCTGATCGCCCATCGCGGCGCATCTGCCGAGGTTACCGAAAACACCCTTGCCGCCTTCGACCTCGCTGCTCGCCACGGCGCTGACGCCGTCGAATGCGACGTTCGCCTGACGCGAGACGGCGTCCCCGTGGTCTTTCACGATGCTGACCTCGTTCGTCTTGCGGGGAGGCCCGAGCGGGTCGACTCCTTGACCGCCGCGGAGGTTGCGGCAGTGCGCCTAGAAGGCGGCCACCGGATCCCGACGCTTGCGGAAACCCTGGTCTGGTCGCGGACTGGGCTCCCCCTCATCATCGAAGTGAAGTCCGGTGCCGACCCCGTGCTGATGGCGAGGCAGGTCGCAGCGGTCGCCGCGGCGGTGGGGGGCACGGTTGCCGCGCTCTCGTCGTTCTCGCCCCGGCTCTTGGAGGCGCTCGCTGCTTCCTTGCCGGAAGTGCCGCGGGCGCTGGTCGCTGACCTGCCGGCAGAGGACGCGGCCGTGCAAGCGCGAGCAGTGGGCGCTGCGGCCTTGCATCTTGCGGTGAGACGCTGGACAGGCGCGCCGCCATTCGAGCCGACATTCGTTTGGACGGTTGATGACGTGAGCGCGGCGGGCCGGCTTCTTGGCGAGGGGGCGAGGGGGATTTTCACCAATCGGCCGGCGGCGCTGGCGGCACTGCGAGGATCGGCGTGA
- a CDS encoding Crp/Fnr family transcriptional regulator, giving the protein MMSSSPGLLRSLALFDGLDPSSLALLEERVRARVFREGEIIFRRDDVGTALYVIRSGRVKIRLTADDGRETVLALLGPGACFGELAVLDGEPRSADAVAVDRTETVMLLRDDFLRALDQSAVLAKRMILLISQKLRQTNEQLYDLVFYDVPGRVAKRLLELAATHGVRSPVGTQIDISLTQQDLAQLIGASRESVNRALRSYVARGFIAVAHQRIVILKPEGLRRQLGSAG; this is encoded by the coding sequence ATGATGAGCTCCTCGCCCGGCCTGCTGCGCTCCCTCGCCCTTTTCGACGGACTGGACCCCTCCTCCCTAGCGCTGCTCGAAGAGCGGGTGCGAGCGCGCGTCTTCCGCGAAGGGGAGATCATCTTCCGGCGCGATGACGTCGGCACCGCGCTCTATGTCATCCGCAGCGGTCGGGTGAAGATCCGGCTGACGGCGGACGATGGGCGCGAAACAGTATTGGCGCTCCTCGGGCCCGGCGCGTGCTTTGGCGAATTGGCGGTTCTCGACGGCGAGCCGCGCTCGGCTGATGCGGTCGCGGTCGACCGGACCGAGACGGTGATGCTGCTGCGCGACGATTTCTTGCGCGCCCTCGACCAAAGCGCGGTGCTGGCGAAGCGGATGATCCTCCTGATCAGTCAAAAGCTCCGCCAGACCAACGAGCAGCTGTACGACCTCGTTTTTTATGATGTGCCCGGCCGGGTCGCGAAGCGGCTGCTCGAGCTTGCCGCAACCCACGGGGTGCGCTCGCCCGTGGGGACCCAGATCGACATCTCCCTAACCCAGCAGGACCTCGCGCAGCTTATCGGCGCGAGCCGCGAGAGCGTCAACCGCGCTTTGCGCTCCTACGTCGCTCGCGGCTTCATCGCCGTTGCTCATCAGCGCATCGTCATTCTCAAGCCTGAGGGGCTTCGGCGCCAGCTGGGCTCGGCGGGCTGA
- a CDS encoding ester cyclase produces the protein MTDDERKAVVQRFYDEVVNRGNFDRVDELFSDDFVNHDQNPAFSPGRAGIKELFRHLRTGFPDLHYRVDELLVSGEKVIDRGTATGTHSGPYGPYPPSGRRFEMKEMHIYTVRDGRITERWAVADALKMRQDLGLGLSPPSPAGAEAPQA, from the coding sequence ATGACGGACGACGAGCGCAAAGCGGTGGTCCAGCGCTTCTACGATGAGGTCGTCAATCGTGGGAATTTCGACCGTGTTGACGAGCTCTTTTCGGACGACTTCGTCAACCACGACCAAAATCCTGCCTTCTCGCCCGGCCGCGCCGGGATTAAGGAGCTCTTCCGCCATCTCCGGACAGGATTTCCCGACCTGCATTACCGAGTTGATGAACTGCTCGTGTCTGGCGAGAAGGTGATCGACCGGGGAACGGCGACCGGAACGCACAGCGGCCCTTACGGTCCCTATCCGCCCAGCGGCCGGCGCTTCGAGATGAAGGAGATGCACATCTACACGGTGCGCGATGGCCGCATCACCGAGCGGTGGGCGGTCGCCGACGCCTTGAAAATGCGCCAAGACCTCGGGCTTGGGCTCAGCCCGCCGAGCCCAGCTGGCGCCGAAGCCCCTCAGGCTTGA